Proteins encoded within one genomic window of Candidatus Eremiobacterota bacterium:
- a CDS encoding serine/threonine-protein kinase, which yields MSGGELSPGTLLNGRYTVERLLARGGMSVLYCAKDRHMEGTWVIKQMADLQADAEDTRAIKEQFRREASLLSGLSHRGLPRVLDCFSEGGKEYLVEEYIDGTSLEEHLAGKKHLSQYEVVKIADELLEVLDYLHSKGIIYRDIKPGNIMLDRAGEIRLVDFGIARFYTAGKKSDTVVVGTPGYASPEHYGKGQTDPRSDIYSLGATLHALLTGCDPSQSPFFFSAPSTLVPGVSLGLSKVIMKALELRPEDRWQGAKEMQRALRENTIENPYRLHYEYGAFVPVKNFAVQAGSILTVTASVADFLFRGHPETLIAIPVWFAFIGMATVASTILHGDMAIDIKSDGLVYRKGTTSFQASWEEIEELRVHRSAGADVNLTGPLSVKPVKFEIKAPAGSILFTPDLPHWERLVDWIIFRAGLEPAEDLREHTADQVYRRLSASS from the coding sequence ATGAGCGGCGGGGAGCTCTCTCCGGGAACCCTTCTCAATGGTAGATACACTGTTGAGAGGCTTCTTGCCCGCGGCGGGATGAGTGTCCTTTACTGCGCAAAGGACAGGCACATGGAAGGGACCTGGGTCATCAAGCAGATGGCTGACCTGCAGGCCGATGCTGAGGACACCAGGGCGATCAAGGAGCAGTTCAGGCGCGAGGCGTCCCTTCTCTCGGGGCTCTCCCACAGGGGCCTTCCCCGCGTGCTCGACTGCTTCAGCGAGGGCGGGAAAGAATACCTCGTGGAGGAGTACATAGACGGCACAAGCCTTGAGGAGCATCTTGCGGGGAAAAAGCACCTGAGCCAGTATGAGGTGGTAAAGATCGCCGACGAGCTCCTCGAGGTCCTGGATTATCTCCATTCCAAGGGGATCATTTACCGCGATATCAAGCCGGGAAACATCATGCTGGACCGGGCCGGGGAGATCCGCCTTGTGGATTTCGGCATCGCACGCTTCTATACGGCAGGGAAGAAATCCGATACTGTGGTGGTGGGAACGCCCGGGTATGCCTCGCCTGAGCATTACGGAAAGGGCCAGACCGATCCCAGAAGCGACATTTACAGTCTCGGCGCCACCCTCCATGCCCTCCTCACAGGCTGTGACCCCTCGCAGTCCCCCTTCTTTTTCAGCGCCCCCTCGACGCTCGTCCCCGGCGTCTCCCTGGGCCTCTCAAAGGTTATCATGAAGGCCCTGGAGCTCCGGCCGGAGGACCGCTGGCAGGGAGCAAAGGAGATGCAGAGAGCCCTCAGGGAGAACACGATAGAGAACCCCTACCGTCTTCATTACGAGTACGGAGCCTTTGTGCCCGTGAAAAACTTTGCGGTGCAGGCAGGTTCTATCCTCACGGTGACCGCATCGGTGGCTGACTTTCTCTTCAGGGGCCACCCGGAGACTCTTATTGCCATCCCTGTGTGGTTTGCTTTTATAGGCATGGCCACGGTGGCAAGCACCATCCTTCATGGCGATATGGCAATAGACATAAAAAGCGATGGCCTTGTCTACAGGAAGGGCACCACATCCTTTCAGGCATCCTGGGAAGAAATAGAGGAGCTGAGGGTCCACAGGAGCGCAGGAGCCGACGTGAACCTCACGGGGCCTCTCTCGGTGAAGCCCGTGAAGTTTGAGATAAAAGCCCCGGCAGGATCCATCCTGTTCACTCCTGATCTCCCGCACTGGGAGAGGCTGGTGGACTGGATAATATTCAGGGCGGGCCTGGAGCCTGCCGAGGATCTCCGTGAGCACACGGCAGATCAGGTATACCGCAGGCTCTCCGCCTCGTCCTGA
- a CDS encoding transporter substrate-binding domain-containing protein yields MQARHLTAFFFLLLVCLLPPGIAWADTLSMGAWNAPPYVIIGKDGEPDGMSIQVWKSVAERAGLDFKIYYYRSLPDILDDLDKGKLDGAIGPVAMSADKAEKYTFTIPYYTTCIAFMTRAKPPTLWDRVKPLLTKAFFTAAGGILVVLLIVGHLLWLFEYRHNPEQFPATWLHGVGHGMWLALSVMTTVGFGDIVPKTKGGKIVCSIWMIISMVTASTLTAGLASVLTTIFTLEYLPGESYSTPAQICQKKVVLIEGTNTARILGKYGKNFTLTDSVPEAIGMLSDGTADVFAFDHLALEYYLKLRPGSRLAISPYSMRSVSLAFMFTRQNQKAADDFDVALLKMLDEGSIEGVIDSWLATVYQKRGRAEAGDAEKNGNIYSPDRF; encoded by the coding sequence ATGCAGGCCAGGCACCTGACAGCATTTTTCTTCCTTCTCCTTGTCTGCCTGCTGCCGCCAGGCATTGCATGGGCGGATACCCTCAGCATGGGAGCCTGGAATGCCCCGCCCTATGTAATAATCGGCAAGGACGGCGAGCCCGATGGCATGAGTATCCAGGTCTGGAAGAGTGTTGCAGAGAGGGCAGGCCTGGACTTCAAGATTTACTATTACCGCAGCCTCCCTGATATCCTGGACGATCTCGACAAGGGGAAACTTGACGGTGCCATCGGCCCTGTTGCCATGTCTGCAGACAAGGCGGAAAAATATACCTTCACCATTCCCTACTATACGACGTGCATTGCCTTTATGACGCGGGCAAAGCCCCCGACTCTCTGGGACAGGGTGAAACCCCTCCTCACGAAAGCCTTCTTCACTGCGGCAGGCGGTATCCTGGTGGTCCTTCTCATAGTAGGTCACCTGCTCTGGCTTTTCGAGTACCGGCATAATCCTGAGCAGTTTCCCGCCACATGGCTCCACGGAGTGGGCCATGGCATGTGGCTTGCCCTCTCGGTGATGACCACCGTCGGCTTCGGCGATATCGTCCCGAAAACCAAAGGGGGGAAAATCGTATGCAGCATATGGATGATTATCTCGATGGTGACGGCCTCAACACTCACTGCAGGGCTTGCATCAGTCCTTACCACAATCTTTACTCTGGAGTATCTGCCTGGCGAATCATACAGCACCCCTGCGCAGATCTGCCAGAAGAAAGTGGTGCTGATCGAGGGAACCAACACCGCCCGCATTCTCGGCAAGTACGGCAAAAATTTCACCCTCACGGACAGCGTCCCTGAGGCGATAGGCATGCTTTCTGATGGCACCGCCGATGTCTTTGCCTTTGATCATCTGGCCCTCGAATATTACCTGAAACTCCGTCCCGGCAGCCGTCTGGCAATAAGCCCCTATTCAATGCGCTCGGTGAGTCTTGCCTTCATGTTCACCCGTCAGAACCAGAAAGCCGCTGATGATTTTGACGTAGCCCTCCTCAAAATGCTCGATGAGGGCTCCATAGAGGGTGTCATAGACTCATGGCTGGCAACGGTTTACCAGAAGAGGGGAAGGGCAGAAGCGGGGGACGCGGAAAAAAACGGGAATATTTACTCGCCTGACAGGTTCTGA
- a CDS encoding serine/threonine-protein kinase, giving the protein MLLPGSVLNDRYTIETLIAKGGMSLVYLASDSHLPGKIVVKEMGDIFPSAEDREAIIGQFRREAALLSKLSHMSLPRVIDSFSIQESHYLVEEHLEGVTLDKKAALGLFSEEEALGVAVQILSLLDFLHSHRIIYRDVKPHHIMACSDGTYRLVDFGIARLFSIGKRRDTVLMGTPGFAAPEHYGQRQTDERSDIYGMAATLHFLVTGKDSALAPFHFDPPCIVNEAVSKWFSDIIMAGVELSPEDRFQSAREMLEVLSGPRDAPVRARNFCYPERLPVLRGKRGVCSVLFGFVSASFLSSAIIEGNLAFIGVSLFSAAVSYGYLTENLEKRRTRIVASLRDLTLSRSGYNAFRTVIPWESIKALRICRAQRWAGALRKIVSRGKEARQSIAISRIEILYTIEEAGTSSERIYTSLSHASFDDAALLEKGWIKKLSFTSELEGWEELTRFIRARAKLRNADAPGSDVLDEVYLR; this is encoded by the coding sequence ATGCTCTTGCCAGGCTCGGTGCTCAATGACCGTTACACCATCGAAACTCTCATTGCAAAGGGAGGCATGAGCCTGGTCTATCTGGCTTCTGACAGCCATCTGCCGGGAAAAATAGTGGTCAAGGAGATGGGAGACATCTTCCCTTCTGCTGAAGACAGGGAGGCCATCATAGGGCAGTTCAGGAGGGAAGCCGCTCTCCTCTCAAAACTTTCCCACATGAGCCTTCCCCGTGTCATTGACTCATTTTCCATACAGGAAAGCCACTATCTTGTCGAGGAGCATCTCGAGGGAGTCACCCTGGACAAAAAGGCGGCCCTGGGGCTCTTTTCGGAAGAGGAAGCCCTCGGGGTGGCGGTGCAGATCCTCTCCCTCCTCGATTTTCTGCATTCCCACCGGATCATATACCGTGATGTGAAGCCCCATCACATCATGGCCTGCTCCGACGGGACTTACAGGCTCGTGGATTTCGGGATCGCGCGTCTATTCAGCATCGGCAAACGCCGTGACACGGTGCTTATGGGCACGCCGGGCTTCGCCGCCCCCGAGCATTACGGGCAGCGCCAGACCGATGAGCGGAGCGATATATACGGCATGGCGGCAACCCTCCATTTTCTTGTCACCGGGAAGGACTCCGCCCTTGCTCCCTTCCATTTTGACCCTCCATGCATCGTAAACGAGGCAGTGAGCAAGTGGTTCAGCGACATTATCATGGCAGGTGTTGAGCTCTCCCCTGAAGACAGGTTCCAGAGCGCCCGGGAGATGCTGGAGGTGCTTTCAGGCCCCCGCGATGCGCCGGTGCGCGCCAGGAATTTCTGCTATCCCGAGCGCCTCCCCGTCCTGAGGGGGAAGAGAGGGGTGTGCTCGGTGCTTTTCGGTTTTGTCTCTGCCAGTTTTCTCAGCAGTGCAATAATCGAGGGCAACCTCGCATTTATCGGGGTTTCGCTCTTCTCGGCCGCCGTGAGTTACGGATATCTGACGGAGAACCTGGAGAAGCGCAGAACCAGGATAGTGGCGAGCCTGAGAGATCTTACACTCTCGCGGAGCGGCTATAACGCCTTCCGCACGGTTATTCCCTGGGAGTCCATAAAGGCCCTCAGGATCTGCCGCGCCCAGAGGTGGGCAGGAGCGCTGCGCAAAATTGTATCAAGGGGGAAGGAGGCCCGGCAGTCTATTGCCATAAGCAGAATAGAGATACTTTATACCATTGAAGAGGCAGGAACAAGCTCAGAGAGGATTTACACTTCCCTTTCCCACGCCTCTTTCGATGATGCAGCACTTCTGGAAAAAGGGTGGATCAAGAAGCTCTCATTCACCTCAGAGCTGGAGGGATGGGAGGAGCTCACCAGGTTTATCCGCGCCAGGGCAAAGCTGAGGAATGCCGATGCCCCCGGCAGTGACGTTCTTGACGAGGTGTATCTCCGATGA